A section of the Amblyomma americanum isolate KBUSLIRL-KWMA chromosome 2, ASM5285725v1, whole genome shotgun sequence genome encodes:
- the LOC144121925 gene encoding uncharacterized protein LOC144121925 — translation MKKKIALDDFDEMAFSTSCDVYLCSTPIPRGVFWLAASIAWFFGSAFSSASSRHTLCADEKYRHWTVAFARRGDDVTVFQASRDASDQLSAFMTYSKRDKFLQDKTEKRHLGTHEVPHERTQNLLNEMSDVGGLYDQGTNNCRTWAMEVLRRLGIPTPSTDGTENS, via the exons ATGAAGAAGAAAATTGCCTTGGACGACTTTGACGAGATGGCATTCTCGACGTCATGCGACGTGTATCTGTGCAGCACACCCATTCCGCGCGGCGTGTTTTGGCTCGCCGCTTCAATTGCTTGGTTCTTCGGCTCGGCGTTTTCGTCAGCCTCGTCTCGCCACACCTTGTGCGCCGACGAAAAGTACCGACATTGGACGGTGGCGTTCGCTCGCCGCGGAGACGACGTGACCGTGTTTCAAGCGAGCAGAGATGCAAGCGATCAGTTGTCAGCCTTCATGACCTATTCAAAAAGAGACAAATTCCTTCAGGATAAAACCGAGAAG AGGCATCTGGGCACTCATGAAGTCCCGCATGAACGCACCCAGAACCTTCTCAACGAGATGTCTGACGTCGGCGGCCTGTATGACCAGGGGACGAATAATTGCCGCACTTGGGCCATGGAGGTGCTGCGCCGCCTGGGAATACCGACGCCAAGCACTGATGGCACGGAGAACTCCTAA